A stretch of Strix aluco isolate bStrAlu1 chromosome 16, bStrAlu1.hap1, whole genome shotgun sequence DNA encodes these proteins:
- the IFITM10 gene encoding interferon-induced transmembrane protein 10, which yields MQEVPSRHTDPRGAPAQEPNLPVKSRVNYHPYFLAQHFVACFQHCGISLLPFPSASANLAATSGPPVPGQAWLPWVTQRVLMSSPSPCHSCVLPNDLQAVPARHQLLSASRPWGDATAAPQNQVSTQLLGHSCMPCALLLGSSLHGDLLSAAGFITPHVFAQARGSEPATQLQQVPTAKVSGGDAGEGRAEHPLRMAGKAARPRRCPSPAERYQDAPSRSPWVPPPALPSSRKPSAEEAEPEAVRSRICSDSPHPSLAERGDAAAATTERTQDPPLGPPCPFEGVAWTPRPPQGPPQGCFACIAKPPALRQASPVLSPSSAVYLMESKSCKGDSLRPAVPCKHSVEKKTMTNPTTVIEIYPDTTEVNDYYLWSIFNFVYLNFCCLGFIALAYSLKVRDKKLLNDLNGAVEDAKTARLFNITSSALATFCIILIFIFLRYPLTDY from the exons ATGCAAGAAGTCCCCTCGCGTCACACCGACCCACGGGGTGCCCCTGCACAGGAGCCGAACCTGCCTGTGAAAAGCCGAGTGAATTACCATCCTTATTTCTTAGCTCAGCACTTTGTGG CCTGTTTCCAGCACTGTGGGATTTctctgctccccttccccagcgCCTCAGCCAACCTGGCTGCTACCTCAGGGCCACCTGTGCCGGGCCAGGCTTGGCTGCCGTGGGTGACACAGCGTGTCCTCATGTCCTCACCCTCCCCGTGCCACAGCTGCGTCCTCCCAAATGACCTGCAAGCTGTCCCTGCGCGGCACCAGCTGCTCTCAGCATCACGTCCCTGGGGGGACGCTACCGCAGCACCCCAGAATCAGGTTTCCACACAGCTCCTGGGGCA CAGCTGCATGCCctgtgccctgctgctggggagctcCCTGCATGGGGATTTGCTCAGTGCGGCAGGATTTATCACCCCCCAT GTTTTTGCCCAGGCCCGCGGGAGCGAACCCGCAACCCAGCTGCAGCAAGTCCCCACTGCAAAGGTCTCTgggggtgatgctggggaggGTCGGGCCGAGCATCCCCTCCGGATGGCCGGGAAAGCCGCTCGGCCCAGGAGATGCCCTTCTCCAGCGGAGCGCTACCAGGATGCTCCAAGCAGGAG CCCATGGGTaccccccccggccctcccctccTCCCGCAAGCCCAGCGCCGAGGAAGCCGAGCCGGAGGCAGTGCGGAGCCGGATATGCAGCGACTCCCCGCATCCCTCCTT GGCAGAGCGCGGTGACGCCGCAGCAGCCACCACGGAGAGGACACAGGACCCCCCCCTGGGCCCACCGTGCCCCTTTGAGGGGGTGGCCTGGACCCCGAgacccccccagggccccccgcAGGGCTGCTTCGCCTGCATCGCCAAGCCCCCGGCTCTCCGGCAAGCTTCGCCCGTCCTGTCTCCTTCTTCTGCCGTTTATCTCATGGAGAGCAAGAGCTGCAAAGGGGACAGCCTGCGGCCGGCGGTCCCGTGCAAGCACTCGGTGGAGAAGAAGACGATGACCAACCCCACCACCGTCATCGAAATCTACCCCGACACCACCGAGGTGAACGACTATTATCTCTGGTCCATCTTCAACTTCGTATACCTCAACTTCTGCTGCCTCGGCTTCATCGCCTTGGCCTATTCGCTGAAA GTCCGGGATAAGAAACTCCTCAATGACTTAAATGGAGCAGTTGAAGATGCCAAGACAGCCCGGCTTTTTAACATCACCAGCTCAGCCCTTGCCACCTTCTGTATCATCCTTATCTTCATCTTCCTGCGATACCCCCTCACTGACTACTAG